The Thermodesulfobacterium sp. TA1 sequence CCACTCCGATGTCATGTCCATGAGAGATGCCGGCTGGATACATACTTTCGCTGAAAACGGCCAAGAAGCCGTTGACCTCATCTACCATGCCTACAAAGTCGCTGAAAAAACCTTACTTCCTGTTGCTGTAAACATCGACGGCTTCATCCTATCCCATGTGGTAGAACCTATCGAATTCTTAGACCAAACTCTACTCGATAAATTCCTCCCTCCACTTAAAATGAAATACAAACTCGACCCCAAAAAACCTATCACCATCGGTGCCATCGGAGTCCCTGAAATCTATACCGAAGCCAAAAAGGCCCAAGACGAAGCCCTTAAAGCCAGCTACAAAACCATCGTCCAAGCCTGGAAAGACTTCGAAAAACTCTCCGGCAGAAAATATCTTCCTGTTGAAACCTATCAAATGGAAGATGCCGAAGTAGGCCTTGTCATCATGGGAAGCCTTGCTGAAAACGCCATGAATGCCGTCGACCTCCTCAGAACTAAAGGTAAAAAAGTAGGTGTGGTAAGAATAAGACTCTGGAGACCCTTCCCAATGAAAGACTTCATCAAGGCTATCGGTAAAGTCAAAGCCCTTTGCGTGGTTGACCGAGCCGTTAGCCATGCTGCTACCGGTGGCCCTGTCGGTATAGAAGTAAGGTCTGCCCTCTACCAGTCTAACAAAAGACCTCGGGTCCTTAACCTCATCGCAGGCCTAAGCGGCAGAGACGTTACCAAAGAAGACTTCGTCGAAATCTTCGAAAAAACCTTTGAAACCCTTGCTAAAAA is a genomic window containing:
- a CDS encoding transketolase C-terminal domain-containing protein; protein product: MAKKIAKEVSVAVAEAVAQCNVDVISAYPITPQTHIVEHLAELVNNGELDAEYIPVESEHAAMSACIGAAATGARTFTSTSSQGLLLMYENLYIAPALRLPIVMALVNRSVSAPISIWNDHSDVMSMRDAGWIHTFAENGQEAVDLIYHAYKVAEKTLLPVAVNIDGFILSHVVEPIEFLDQTLLDKFLPPLKMKYKLDPKKPITIGAIGVPEIYTEAKKAQDEALKASYKTIVQAWKDFEKLSGRKYLPVETYQMEDAEVGLVIMGSLAENAMNAVDLLRTKGKKVGVVRIRLWRPFPMKDFIKAIGKVKALCVVDRAVSHAATGGPVGIEVRSALYQSNKRPRVLNLIAGLSGRDVTKEDFVEIFEKTFETLAKKPSTPYEIYGVKE